From the genome of Effusibacillus lacus:
GTCAAAACGGTGTTTCCCTTTTTGGAAACCAATCGTTCCAAAATGGAGGCGTTGCGCAACAGACTGGCAGAATCGCTTCAAACTACCATTCAGGATGTACATATCAATACCTCTGTTGATCATGCCGCGCCCCATATAGTCAATGTTTCATTTCCGGGCGTCAAGGGGGAAGTGCTTGTACACGCGTTGGAAATGGAAGGTGTGTTTGTGTCGACGGGATCGGCGTGTTCTTCCAGAGAGAAAATCTACAGTCACGTTCTTAAGGCGATGGGACTCTCCCAACAACGGTTGGAGGGGGCGATCCGGCTGTCCTTGTCGTCGGATACCACCGAACAGGACATTGAGCATACTGTAAGCGCCCTGGCCCGAATTGTCGGGGATCTGCGCCTGCTTACACGGAGGTAACATCCATGTATTCATTGCTGATAGCCCGCTATGGGGAAATCTCGATTAAAGGAAAAAACCGGTCCGATTTTGAAAAGAAACTGGTCGAGAACATGCAGCGGGCGGTAAAAGAATTTGACAAGGTCAAGATTACCCGGATCGGAGGCAGAGTGGTAATCCACCTGAACGGAACTGACTTTCGACAGGTAGTGGACAAACTTCGCTGGGTTCCGGGGATTGTTTCCATGTCGCCGGTAATTACCGTAGAACAAAATCTTGATAAAATCAAACAAGCGGCTGTTGATTTGCTCAACAAAGTGGTCCAGACACCCATCCGGTTTAAGGTAGAGGCCAGGAGAGCCGACAAACGGTTCCCTCTTACTTCTCCGGAATTGACAAAGGAATTGGGAGCCCACATTCTGCGCAATGTTCCTGACTTGAAAGTGGATGTGCATAATCCGGAACTTACATTTACCTGTGAAATCAGGGAGGAAGCCGCCTACTTATATGTGGAAGTCATACCGGGTCCCGGAGGCTTGCCTATCGGAACATCGGGCAAAGCCATGCTGCTGCTGTCAGGGGGCATTGATTCCCCTGTCGCAGGCTGGATGACGATGAAAAGAGGCTTGGAAATTGAAGCCATTCATTTTCACTCCTATCCGTTTACCAGTGACAGAGCAAGGAAAAAAGTGGAAGACCTGGCCAAGAAACTGGCCGGGCTCAGCGGTCGAGTCCGTCTGCACGTTGTCCACTTCACGGAAATTCAGAAGGCCATTCGTCAGCATTGTCCGGAAGAACTGTCAATTACCGTAATGAGACGCTTCATGCTCAGGATCGCAGATCGCCTTGCTCACAGTCGAAAAGCATTGGCTCTGGTGACAGGGGAAAGTTTGGGGCAAGTTGCCAGTCAGACCTTGGAGAGCATGTATGTCATCAATCATGTTACCAACATCCCCATCCTGCGTCCGCTTGTAGCCATGGACAAGGTTGACATCATCAGAATTGCCAAAGAGTTGGAAACCTATGAAATTTCAATCCTGCCCTATGAAGATTGCTGTACGATTTTTATGCCGAAATCTCCGCGTACCCGTCCCCGTCTTGAAGAAACGGAAAAGGCCGAACGGAATCTGGATATAGAA
Proteins encoded in this window:
- the thiI gene encoding tRNA uracil 4-sulfurtransferase ThiI, producing the protein MYSLLIARYGEISIKGKNRSDFEKKLVENMQRAVKEFDKVKITRIGGRVVIHLNGTDFRQVVDKLRWVPGIVSMSPVITVEQNLDKIKQAAVDLLNKVVQTPIRFKVEARRADKRFPLTSPELTKELGAHILRNVPDLKVDVHNPELTFTCEIREEAAYLYVEVIPGPGGLPIGTSGKAMLLLSGGIDSPVAGWMTMKRGLEIEAIHFHSYPFTSDRARKKVEDLAKKLAGLSGRVRLHVVHFTEIQKAIRQHCPEELSITVMRRFMLRIADRLAHSRKALALVTGESLGQVASQTLESMYVINHVTNIPILRPLVAMDKVDIIRIAKELETYEISILPYEDCCTIFMPKSPRTRPRLEETEKAERNLDIEALVQEAIDKTESVIYYKEMETGRTE